The Vicia villosa cultivar HV-30 ecotype Madison, WI linkage group LG1, Vvil1.0, whole genome shotgun sequence genome includes a region encoding these proteins:
- the LOC131611750 gene encoding uncharacterized protein LOC131611750, producing MEIESAKCECCGLKEDCTQDYITEVKSKFNGKWLCGLCSEAVRDEVMIGGKKPWNMDEAVKAHMSFCRKFKSNPAVRVAEGMRQMLRRRSIESSSSSSSTTSSSSSSSKKYSRSTSTSQVGDSSTFSFY from the coding sequence ATGGAAATTGAGTCAGCAAAGTGTGAATGTTGTGGTTTGAAAGAAGATTGCACACAAGACTACATAACCGAAGTGAAATCAAAATTCAATGGAAAATGGCTATGTGGATTGTGTTCAGAAGCTGTGAGAGATGAAGTTATGATTGGAGGCAAAAAACCATGGAACATGGATGAAGCTGTGAAAGCTCACATGTCATTTTGCAGAAAATTCAAATCTAACCCTGCTGTTAGAGTGGCAGAAGGTATGAGACAGATGCTAAGAAGAAGATCAattgaatcatcatcatcatcatcatcaacaacatcttcatcttcatcttcttcaaagaagtattcaagatcaacaagcaCTTCTCAAGTTGGAGATTCTTCTACTTTCTCTTTCTATTGA
- the LOC131643481 gene encoding folate-biopterin transporter 1, chloroplastic-like isoform X2: MTCVYFFSLIPLLPSKIPNFYTSNLRHTPIVARSPQNRRRTHRKLPGTEMSGTVPRSASAFRISTDDSDALLGSRTGAGKGDTLATETDLEASSTSKNALRKNRYSTVFGVDLSPDTAAVAMVYFVQGVLGLARLAVSFYLKDGLHLDPAEAAVISGISAFPWLVKPLYGFISDSIPLFGYRRRSYLVLSGLLGALSWSLMATSVDNKYSAAICILLGSLSVAFSDVVVDSMVVERARGESQSTSGSLQSLCWGSSAFGGIVSSYFSGSLLEAYGARFVFGVTALLPLLTSAVAVLVKEQPTLGTARGQAFSFAQPEFLESSKQSIIQLWVSVRQPSIFLPTLFIFLWQATPQSDSAMFYFNTNSLGFTPEFLGRVKLVTSIASLLGVGLYNGFLKNVPLRKIFLWTTIFGSALGMTQVFLVTGLNRKFGISDEWFAIGDSLILTVLSQASFMPVLVLAARLCPEGMEATLFATLMSVSNGGSVLGGLIGAGLTQVFGITKDKFDNLAALIILCNLSSLLPLPLLGLLPGDNPDDNLTDDDSKTEMKY, from the exons atgacttgtgtttattttttctctttaataCCATTATTACCCTCCAAAATTCCCAATTTCTACACCTCCAACCTACGCCACACACCGATCGTCGCTCGCTCACCGCAAAACCGCCGGAGAACGCATCGGAAACTGCCGGGAACTGAAATGTCCGGCACCGTTCCGAGGTCGGCTTCAGCTTTCCGAATCAGCACCGATGATAGCGATGCATTATTAGGTTCTCGTACCG GTGCGGGAAAAGGTGATACATTAGCAACTGAAACAGATCTAGAGGCTTCCTCCACTAGTAAAAATGCTCTACGAAAGAACAGATACAGTACAGTGTTTGGGGTTGATCTATCCCCAGATACTGCTGCTGTTGCGATGGTATACTTTGTTCAAGGTGTTTTAGGACTTGCAAGGTTGGCTGTCAGCTTTTATTTAAAGGATGGTTTGCATCTGGATCCGGCTGAG GCAGCCgtgatttctggaatttctgCATTTCCATGGCTTGTCAAACCTCTGTATGGTTTTATTAG CGATTCTATCCCCCTTTTTGGTTATCGGAGAAGGTCATACCTAGTTTTATCAGGGCTGCTTGGTGCACTCTCATGGAGTCTGATGGCTACTTCTGTTGACAACAAATATAGTGCAGCTATTTGCATACTTCTCGGATCTCTTTCTGTTGCTTTCTCGGATGTT GTTGTAGATTCAATGGTTGTGGAAAGAGCGCGTGGCGAGTCACAAAGCACTTCGGGATCTCTTCAGTCTTTATGTTGGGGTTCTTCAGCTTTTGGTGGAATTGTGAGCTCCTATTTCAGTGGGTCTTTGCTGGAGGCATACGGAGCAAG GTTTGTTTTTGGTGTCACAGCATTGCTTCCACTGTTAACATCTGCAGTTGCTGTTCTTGTAAAAGAACAACCTACGCTTGGTACTGCCAGAGGGCAAGCTTTTTCGTTTGCCCAGCCCGAGTTTTTGGAAAGTTCAAAACAGAGCATTATTCAGCTGTGGGTTTCTGTACGACAACCCAGTATTTTTCTTCCCacattatttattttcttgtgGCAAGCAACCCCGCAGTCTGACTCTGCTATGTTCTACTTTAA CACAAATTCTCTTGGTTTTACCCCCGAGTTCTTAGGACGTGTCAAGCTTGTTACCTCGATTGCATCTCTGCTTGGTGTTGGACTTTATAATGGATTTCTGAAGAATGTTCCTCTGCGTAAAATATTTCTCTGGACTACCATTTTTGGTTCCGCTCTTGGAATGACTCAG GTTTTCCTGGTTACCGGACTAAACCGGAAGTTTGGAATAAGTGATGAGTGGTTTGCAATTGGTGATTCATTAATTCTCACTGTTTTGAGTCAG GCTTCTTTCATGCCCGTTCTCGTGTTAGCAGCAAGATTATGTCCTGAGGGGATGGAAGCAACTCTTTTCGCAACTCTCATGTCTGTATCTAATGGAGGGAGTGTTCTTGGGGGATTGATAGGGGCAGGCCTGACTCAAGTATTTGGAATTACCAAGGACAAATTTGATAATTTGGCAGCTTTGATAATCCTCTGCAATCTTAGCTCATTATTGCCTCTGCCACTTCTTGGTCTTCTCCCTGGCGACAACCCTGATGATAATCTGACGGACGACGATTCTAAAACTGAAATGAAGT ATTAA
- the LOC131643481 gene encoding folate-biopterin transporter 1, chloroplastic-like isoform X1 — MTCVYFFSLIPLLPSKIPNFYTSNLRHTPIVARSPQNRRRTHRKLPGTEMSGTVPRSASAFRISTDDSDALLGSRTGAGKGDTLATETDLEASSTSKNALRKNRYSTVFGVDLSPDTAAVAMVYFVQGVLGLARLAVSFYLKDGLHLDPAEAAVISGISAFPWLVKPLYGFISDSIPLFGYRRRSYLVLSGLLGALSWSLMATSVDNKYSAAICILLGSLSVAFSDVVVDSMVVERARGESQSTSGSLQSLCWGSSAFGGIVSSYFSGSLLEAYGARFVFGVTALLPLLTSAVAVLVKEQPTLGTARGQAFSFAQPEFLESSKQSIIQLWVSVRQPSIFLPTLFIFLWQATPQSDSAMFYFNTNSLGFTPEFLGRVKLVTSIASLLGVGLYNGFLKNVPLRKIFLWTTIFGSALGMTQVFLVTGLNRKFGISDEWFAIGDSLILTVLSQASFMPVLVLAARLCPEGMEATLFATLMSVSNGGSVLGGLIGAGLTQVFGITKDKFDNLAALIILCNLSSLLPLPLLGLLPGDNPDDNLTDDDSKTEMKCN; from the exons atgacttgtgtttattttttctctttaataCCATTATTACCCTCCAAAATTCCCAATTTCTACACCTCCAACCTACGCCACACACCGATCGTCGCTCGCTCACCGCAAAACCGCCGGAGAACGCATCGGAAACTGCCGGGAACTGAAATGTCCGGCACCGTTCCGAGGTCGGCTTCAGCTTTCCGAATCAGCACCGATGATAGCGATGCATTATTAGGTTCTCGTACCG GTGCGGGAAAAGGTGATACATTAGCAACTGAAACAGATCTAGAGGCTTCCTCCACTAGTAAAAATGCTCTACGAAAGAACAGATACAGTACAGTGTTTGGGGTTGATCTATCCCCAGATACTGCTGCTGTTGCGATGGTATACTTTGTTCAAGGTGTTTTAGGACTTGCAAGGTTGGCTGTCAGCTTTTATTTAAAGGATGGTTTGCATCTGGATCCGGCTGAG GCAGCCgtgatttctggaatttctgCATTTCCATGGCTTGTCAAACCTCTGTATGGTTTTATTAG CGATTCTATCCCCCTTTTTGGTTATCGGAGAAGGTCATACCTAGTTTTATCAGGGCTGCTTGGTGCACTCTCATGGAGTCTGATGGCTACTTCTGTTGACAACAAATATAGTGCAGCTATTTGCATACTTCTCGGATCTCTTTCTGTTGCTTTCTCGGATGTT GTTGTAGATTCAATGGTTGTGGAAAGAGCGCGTGGCGAGTCACAAAGCACTTCGGGATCTCTTCAGTCTTTATGTTGGGGTTCTTCAGCTTTTGGTGGAATTGTGAGCTCCTATTTCAGTGGGTCTTTGCTGGAGGCATACGGAGCAAG GTTTGTTTTTGGTGTCACAGCATTGCTTCCACTGTTAACATCTGCAGTTGCTGTTCTTGTAAAAGAACAACCTACGCTTGGTACTGCCAGAGGGCAAGCTTTTTCGTTTGCCCAGCCCGAGTTTTTGGAAAGTTCAAAACAGAGCATTATTCAGCTGTGGGTTTCTGTACGACAACCCAGTATTTTTCTTCCCacattatttattttcttgtgGCAAGCAACCCCGCAGTCTGACTCTGCTATGTTCTACTTTAA CACAAATTCTCTTGGTTTTACCCCCGAGTTCTTAGGACGTGTCAAGCTTGTTACCTCGATTGCATCTCTGCTTGGTGTTGGACTTTATAATGGATTTCTGAAGAATGTTCCTCTGCGTAAAATATTTCTCTGGACTACCATTTTTGGTTCCGCTCTTGGAATGACTCAG GTTTTCCTGGTTACCGGACTAAACCGGAAGTTTGGAATAAGTGATGAGTGGTTTGCAATTGGTGATTCATTAATTCTCACTGTTTTGAGTCAG GCTTCTTTCATGCCCGTTCTCGTGTTAGCAGCAAGATTATGTCCTGAGGGGATGGAAGCAACTCTTTTCGCAACTCTCATGTCTGTATCTAATGGAGGGAGTGTTCTTGGGGGATTGATAGGGGCAGGCCTGACTCAAGTATTTGGAATTACCAAGGACAAATTTGATAATTTGGCAGCTTTGATAATCCTCTGCAATCTTAGCTCATTATTGCCTCTGCCACTTCTTGGTCTTCTCCCTGGCGACAACCCTGATGATAATCTGACGGACGACGATTCTAAAACTGAAATGAAGTGTAATTAA
- the LOC131643480 gene encoding uncharacterized protein LOC131643480, with product MVATRMERIESLEKRMEEIRMENRQLLDEAMMELRALIIQQNNNRREDDDVAVRERRLDRREERMRRLEVPYFSGEDPYGWIYRAERYFTINHIPEEEKVLAASICFEAKALNWFQWWEARTERITWVLLRRALLGRFQDATSENPYEVLMSLKQTHSVAEFIEQFELVSSPLRHADEEMLRGAFMNGLKEAVRAEVRLHGTTDLGSTMKMARKVEEKNRVMGLDGGVASKKIGPVDNRPALKSRWDGSGQGSGSSQKNNSITEAQGSNTVKSGQPSNSESLGSVAQRSGGSSGGGFRRQSGFRRLSDAEWEDRRQRGLCFRCDEAFSPGHVCKNRHLHVLLLGDGGDDGDGDDGVEEEVRAMQLHMGSATGMTSKKSLKLWGRIQGKAVMVLVDSGASHNFISHEIVAELGIKPDSSLEYVVEVGDGHKVRKRGMCRDLQLALPNVNVVQNFYLFDLRGVDVVLGYEWLEGLGKMEADFREHVLWVTIDGKRVEIRGDPQLSRTVASLKAMFKEFHKGGEGFYVELNVLNLCSQEVKGEVAGLSDMLEEYGDLFREVVELPPHRRCDHAIDIKEGSQIPNIRPYRYPHHQKEAIESFVKDMLAAGLIRPSVSPYASPLILVKKKDGSWRFCTDYRALNNVTTPNKFPIPVIDELLDELWGAAIFSKLDLKSGYHQIRMKEGDIHKTAFRTHEGHYEYLVMPFGLTNAPSTFQALMNDIFKPYLRKFVLVFFDDILVYSSDPHTHLDHLKIVLEVLRTQFLKLNAKKCCFGMAQLEYLGHIISSKGIAADPEKIKVMQEWPLPKNLKGLRGFLGLTGYYRRFVKGYGLIARPLTHMLKRDCFQWSDEARQAFETLKGKMAELPVLNMPNFQIPFEIETDASGFGLGAVLMQQGRPLAFLSQALSDRGRLKSVYERELMAIVLAVQKWRHYLMGSHFIIRTDQRSLKYLLEQRLLDGEQQKWVAKLLGYDFEIHYKEGKENRVADALSRVVDMKAISMVSTVDWSIIVEETTQDEQLQKLIQELVVDPKSHPFLNLEKDVCGIKEGWFYLPSPVKYLLF from the coding sequence ATGGTAGCTACGAGAATGGAACGTATCGAAAGTTTAGAGAAAAGGATGGAGGAGATTCGTATGGAGAATCGGCAGTTGTTGGATGAGGCAATGATGGAGTTGCGTGCATTGATTATACAACAAAACAACAATCGACGCGAGGATGACGATGTTGCTGTTCGTGAACGCCGACTAGATCGACGAGAGGAGAGGATGAGGCGTTTGGAGGTCCCGTATTTTTCCGGGGAAGATCCTTATGGGTGGATTTATCGTGCTGAGCGATATTTCACAATCAACCACATTCCAGAAGAGGAGAAGGTGCTTGCAGCTTCGATTTGCTTTGAAGCAAAAGCACTTAATTGGTTTCAATGGTGGGAAGCTAGGACGGAGCGTATTACATGGGTGCTGTTGCGACGGGCGTTGTTGGGACGTTTCCAGGATGCGACGTCGGAGAATCCATATGAAGTGTTAATGAGCTTGAAGCAGACTCATTCTGTTGCTGAATTCATCGAGCAATTTGAACTCGTGTCGTCACCGTTACGCCATGCTGATGAAGAGATGCTCAGGGGAGCATTCATGAATGGATTGAAGGAAGCTGTGAGAGCAGAGGTGCGTTTACATGGCACCACCGATTTGGGTAGTACGATGAAGATGGCAAGAAAGGTGGAAGAAAAAAATAGGGTGATGGGCCTGGATGGGGGTGTAGCGAGTAAGAAAATTGGGCCAGTTGATAATAGGCCCGCTTTGAAGAGTAGATGGGATGGGTCGGGTCAAGGATCCGGGTCTTCACAAAAAAATAACTCCATTACTGAGGCCCAGGGATCAAATACGGTGAAGTCTGGTCAACCAAGTAATTCGGAGAGTTTGGGGTCAGTGGCGCAACGTTCCGGTGGGTCAAGTGGTGGCGGGTTTCGTCGGCAGTCGGGTTTTCGACGTCTTTCTGATGCGGAATGGGAAGATCGTAGACAGCGTGGTTTATGTTTTCGTTGTGATGAAGCTTTTTCACCGGGTCACGTGTGTAAGAATCGTCATCTCCATGTGTTACTGCTTGGGGATGGTGGAGACGATGGCGACGGTGACGATGGCGTGGAGGAGGAGGTGCGGGCTATGCAATTGCATATGGGGAGTGCAACGGGTATGACGTCTAAGAAGTCGTTGAAGCTATGGGGAAGAATTCAAGGTAAAGCTGTCATGGTACTTGTGGATTCAGGGGCATCTCACAATTTCATTTCTCATGAGATTGTAGCTGAACTTGGCATCAAACCAGATTCAAGTTTAGAGTATGTGGTGGAGGTTGGTGATGGTCATAAGGTGCGGAAGAGAGGGATGTGTCGTGATTTGCAATTAGCATTGCCTAATGTAAATGTGGTACagaatttttatttgtttgatttgaggGGTGTGGATGTAGTGTTGGGATATGAATGGTTGGAAGGGTTAGGGAAGATGGAAGCAGATTTCAGGGAGCATGTTTTGTGGGTTACTATTGATGGCAAGAGGGTAGAAATACGGGGTGACCCTCAATTATCAAGGACAGTGGCGTCTTTGAAAGCTATGTTCAAAGAATTTCATAAAGGAGGTGAGGGTTTTTATGTGGAATTGAATGTTCTGAATCTGTGCTCCCAAGAGGTTAAAGGGGAAGTAGCTGGCTTGTCTGACATGTTGGAAGAGTATGGCGATTTGTTTCGAGAGGTGGTGGAGTTACCTCCTCATAGGCGATGCGATCATGCTATTGATATTAAAGAAGGATCTCAGATACCTAACATCAGACCATATAGGTATCCCCATCACCAAAAGGAGGCAATTGAAAGCTTTGTGAAGGATATGTTAGCTGCCGGTCTAATTCGACCAAGTGTAAGTCCCTATGCTAGCCCTTTAATTTTGGTGAAAAAGAAAGATGGTAGTTGGAGGTTTTGCACCGATTATAGGGCTTTGAATAATGTTACAACCCCTAACAAATTTCCCATTCCTGTGATCGATGAATTATTAGATGAATTGTGGGGAGCCGCTATATTTTCTAAGTTGGATTTAAAATCTGGCTATCACCAAATTAGGATGAAGGAGGGTGACATTCATAAGACCGCATTTAGAACCCATGAGGGACATTACGAGTACCTAGTAATGCCGTTCGGTTTGACAAATGCTCCGTCTACATTTCAAGCTCTTATGAATGACATTTTCAAACCATATTTGAGGAAGTTTGTATtggttttttttgatgatatattGGTGTACAGTAGTGATCCACATACTCATTTAGACCATCTCAAGATTGTGCTGGAGGTACTGAGAACACAATTTCTCAAGTTGAATGCCAAGAAATGTTGTTTTGGAATGGCACAATTAGAGTATTTGGGTCACATAATTTCCTCAAAAGGAATTGCCGCTGATCCGGAGAAAATCAAAGTTATGCAAGAATGGCCCTTACCAAAAAATCTGAAAGGATTGCGTGGTTTCCTGGGGTTGACGGGTTACTATAGGAGATTTGTTAAAGGGTATGGGCTGATAGCCAGACCTTTGACACATATGCTGAAGAGAGACTGCTTTCAATGGAGTGATGAAGCACGTCAGGCGTTCGAGACATTGAAGGGAAAGATGGCGGAGTTACCCGTGTTGAATATGCCAAATTTCCAAATTCCTTTTGAAATCGAAACTGATGCGTCCGGATTTGGGTTGGGGGCAGTATTGATGCAACAGGGCAGACCCTTAGCGTTTCTAAGTCAAGCTTTATCTGACAGAGGAAGACTCAAATCTGTGTACGAACGCGAACTGATGGCCATTGTGTTAGCTGTACAGAAATGGCGGCATTATTTGATGGGTAGCCACTTCATTATACGAACTGATCAACGAAGCTTAAAATATTTGTTGGAGCAAAGGTTGTTAGATGGAGAACAACAAAAATGGGTGGCAAAGTTGCTGGGATACGATTTTGAGATTCATTATAAGGAGGGAAAGGAGAATAGAGTCGCGGATGCATTGTCACGTGTGGTGGATATGAAGGCTATTTCCATGGTGAGTACGGTAGATTGGAGTATTATTGTGGAGGAAACAACTCAAGATGAACAATTGCAGAAGTTAATCCAAGAATTGGTAGTGGATCCGAAGTCTCATCCTTTTTTGAATTTAGAAAAGGATGTTTGTGGCATAAAGGAAGGGTGGTTTTATCTTCCAAGTCCAGTAAAATACCTATTATTTTAG